Proteins found in one Arachis stenosperma cultivar V10309 chromosome 8, arast.V10309.gnm1.PFL2, whole genome shotgun sequence genomic segment:
- the LOC130946543 gene encoding amino-acid permease BAT1 homolog, with product MGSEFTGDTTMDAAEKRLNELGYKQELRREMTMFKTLAISFSTMTLFTGITPLYGSSLQYAGPASLVWGWVVVSFFTWFVGIAMAEICSSFPTTGSLYFWAAHLAGPKWGPFSSWCCAWLETIGLIAGIGTQAYAGSQTLQSIILLSTGTNKGGGYFAPKWLFLCMYIGLTVIWAALNTFALEVIALIDMISIWWQLIGGIVIVIMLPLVSLTTQSASYVFTHLELAPESTGITSKPYAVILAFLVSQYSLFGYDAAAHLTEETKGADKNGPIAILGSIGMISVFGWAYILALTFSIQNFSYLYDTNNETAGVFVPAQILYDAFHGRYHNSIGAIILLFIIWGSFFFGGLSITTSAARVVYALSRDNGVPFSSLWRKLHPKRKVPSNAVWLCAGICILLGLPILKVNVVFTAITSICTIGWVGGYAVPIFARMVMPEKNFKPGPFYLGKAGRPICLIAFLWICYTCSVFLLPTLYPITWNTFNYAPVALGVVLGLIMLWWVVDARKWFKGPVRNIDMQNGKV from the exons ATGGGGTCTGAATTCACAGGAGACACAACTATGGATGCAGCAGAGAAGAGGCTCAATGAGCTTGGTTACAAGCAAGAACTTAGAAGAGAAATG ACTATGTTCAAAACACTGGCAATATCATTTTCAACAATGACCCTATTCACAGGAATCACTCCTCTATATGGTTCTAGCCTTCAATATGCAGGGCCTGCATCTCTTGTATGGGGATGGGTGGTGGTTTCTTTCTTCACTTGGTTTGTTGGGATTGCAATGGCTGAGATTTGTTCATCTTTCCCG ACAACTGGCTCTTTGTACTTTTGGGCTGCGCATTTAGCCGGTCCGAAATGGGGACCATTTTCTTCATGGTGCTGTGCTTGGCTTGAGACTATAGGACTTATTGCTGGGATTGGAACTCAG GCATATGCAGGATCACAAACATTGCAGAGTATAATCTTACTCTCAACAGGAACAAATAAAGGTGGAGGGTACTTTGCTCCAAAATGGTTATTCTTGTGTATGTATATTGGCTTAACTGTCATATGGGCAGCACTCAACACATTTGCATTGGAAGTGATTGCCTTGATAGATATGATTTCAATATGGTGGCAG CTTATTGGAGGAATAGTGATTGTGATAATGCTACCTCTGGTATCACTTACTACACAATCTGCTTCATATGTATTCACACACTTGGAGTTGGCACCTGAATCAACTGGAATTACAAGCAAACCTTATGCTGTGATTCTTGCATTTCTTGTGAGCCAGTATTCCCTCTTTGGATATGATGCTGCCGCGCATTTAACTGAAGAAACCAAAGGTGCTGACAAGAATGGACCTATTGCCATACTTGGCAGCATTGGCATGATTTCAGTCTTTGGTTGGGCTTATATTCTTGCACTTACATTCAGCATTCAG AATTTCAGTTACCTTTATGATACAAACAATGAGACTGCTGGAGTATTTGTGCCAGCACAAATACTCTATGATGCATTCCATGGAAGATATCACAATTCTATTGGAGCAATCATTCTACTATTTATCATTTGGGGTTCATTCTTTTTTGGTGGACTTTCAATCACTACAAGTGCTGCTAGAGTT GTTTATGCTCTGTCTAGAGACAATGGAGTTCCATTTTCGTCCTTATGGCGAAAACTACACCCGAAGCGCAAGGTTCCCTCGAACGCCGTATGGCTCTGTGCAGGAATCTGCATCCTTCTTGGCCTCCCAATCCTAAAGGTCAATGTAGTCTTCACTGCCATAACTTCGATATGCACAATCGGATGGGTTGGTGGCTATGCAGTTCCAATATTTGCAAGAATGGTTATGCCTGAAAAGAACTTCAAGCCTGGACCCTTTTACTTGGGAAAAGCTGGAAGACCAATTTGCTTGATTGCATTTCTGTGGATTTGTTACACTTGTTCTGTGTTCCTTTTGCCAACATTGTACCCTATAACTTGGAATACTTTCAATTATGCACCAGTTGCTTTGGGTGTAGTTTTAGGCCTTATAATGCTTTGGTGGGTTGTAGATGCAAGAAAATGGTTTAAGGGACCAGTTAGGAACATTGATATGCAAAATGGTAAGGTTTAA
- the LOC130946542 gene encoding lipase-like PAD4, which produces MVLDEASSFETSEDLATCLATSPIISESWRLCSVANATAARSFVAENGGGDGEVVYVALSGIQMAEGTESSWRRLVVLESIGGESLFSMHRKREEEEVVMVHAAIFDLFSSFFVSFRNQMLPIMRNSKTKSIVITGHSIGGAIAALCSLWLLAYLQHISSSISVLCITFGSPMLGNQSFSNAILKERWGANFIHMVTKHDIMPRILFAPTMPHIAQLNSLLQFWQFSMANPSSLGNLAMQVTDRDKAELFSFVTSYLHHAATQEGVEGLFRPFGSFLFVSDEGAVCVESSAAVTKMMHLMFVTSSPDSSIEDHLKYGDYVNKLSLQFLNKKSSMQGIVPNCSYEAGLELALHSSGITRQQPAFEPAKECLKEARRAGPSPALKAARLAITLSKFVPYRAEIECYKAWCDQQSDQMGYYDLFKRRGSSKREMKVNMNRIKLARFWNNVVDMLERNELPYDFELRAKWINTSHFYKLLVEPLDIAEYYGKGKQKTNGHYIKHGREKRYEIFDRWWKDSVAAKEENSERSKFASLTQDSCFWARVEEARDCLDSIRSESDTTKLALLWQSIEKFEKYSMELIENKEVSLDVLAKNSSYSIWLEDLRELRGLKAKEKKFSNHFNPFMDGEVIP; this is translated from the exons ATGGTTCTCGACGAAGCTTCATC ATTTGAAACCAGCGAGGATCTGGCCACGTGTCTCGCAACGAGTCCGATAATATCGGAGTCATGGAGGCTGTGCAGCGTGGCCAACGCCACGGCGGCACGGAGTTTCGTGGCAGAAAATGGCGGCGGCGACGGAGAAGTGGTGTACGTGGCTTTATCGGGGATTCAGATGGCGGAGGGGACGGAATCTAGCTGGAGAAGGTTGGTGGTGTTAGAGAGCATCGGAGGAGAATCGCTGTTCAGTATGCATCGGaaaagggaggaggaggaggttGTTATGGTGCACGCCGCCATCTTCGATCTCTTTTCCTCTTTCTTCGTCTCTTTCCGCAACCag ATGTTGCCAATTATGAGAAACagcaaaaccaaatcaattgtTATTACAGGCCATTCCATAGGAGGAGCCATAGCTGCTCTATGCAGCCTTTGGCTTTTGGCATATCTCCAACACATATCTTCTTCTATCTCAGTTCTTTGCATAACTTTCGGTTCACCAATGCTTGGGAATCAGTCATTTTCCAATGCCATTCTCAAAGAAAGATGGGGTGCCAACTTCATTCACATGGTAACAAAGCATGACATCATGCCAAGGATTCTCTTTGCACCTACAATGCCTCACATTGCTCAACTCAATTCCTTGCTTCAATTTTGGCAATTTTCTATGGCTAATCCAAGCTCTCTTGGGAACCTTGCGATGCAAGTAACTGACAGGGACAAAGCTGAGTTGTTCAGCTTTGTCACGAGTTACTTGCATCATGCAGCTACCCAAGAGGGAGTCGAAGGGTTGTTTCGTCCCTTTGGGAGCTTCCTTTTTGTTTCGGACGAAGGAGCAGTGTGTGTGGAGAGTTCAGCCGCAGTTACAAAGATGATGCACTTGATGTTTGTAACAAGTTCTCCAGATTCTAGTATTGAAGATCATCTAAAGTATGGAGATTATGTCAATAAATTGTCATTGCAATTCTTGAACAAGAAAAGTTCAATGCAAGGGATTGTTCCTAATTGTAGCTATGAAGCAGGGCTTGAATTGGCACTCCACTCTTCAGGGATAACAAGACAG CAACCGGCTTTCGAGCCGGCCAAGGAGTGCCTTAAGGAGGCTAGGAGAGCAGGTCCATCGCCGGCGCTGAAGGCTGCTCGGCTTGCAATTACCTTATCCAAATTTGTACCTTACAGGGCAGAAATAGAATGTTACAAAGCTTGGTGTGATCAACAGAGTGATCAAATGGGATACTATGATTTGTTCAAGAGGAGAGGCTCTTCAAAAAGGGAAATGAAGGTCAACATGAACCGTATCAAGCTTGCAAGGTTCTGGAACAATGTGGTTGACATGCTGGAGAGGAATGAGCTGCCTTATGACTTCGAGTTGCGAGCAAAATGGATCAACACTTCGCATTTTTATAAGTTGCTTGTAGAGCCATTGGACATTGCTGAGTATTATGGCAAAGGGAAGCAGAAAACAAATGGACATTACATAAAACATGGCAGGGAGAAGAGGTATGAGATTTTTGATAGGTGGTGGAAGGATAGTGTGGCTGCTAAGGAAGAAAATAGTGAGAGGAGCAAGTTTGCGAGTTTGACGCAAGATTCGTGCTTTTGGGCGAGGGTGGAGGAAGCCAGAGATTGCTTGGATAGTATTAGAAGTGAGAGTGATACAACCAAGCTTGCTTTGTTGTGGCAAAGCATTGAGAAGTTTGAGAAATACTCAATGGAACTTATTGAAAATAAGGAAGTGTCTCTTGATGTTCTTGCTAAGAATTCAAGCTATAGTATATGGTTGGAAGACTTAAGAGAATTGAGAGGATTGAAAGCTAAGGAGAAGAAGTTTTCAAACCACTTCAACCCTTTTATGGATGGGGAAGTAATTCCTTag